gatgacccaggatgcaatgggacaccctggcccttttaggctaaggccttttcatgtactcacttagagtgaggtaatctagccagtaaaccccaagtaaagtgggcagcttctggccatcaaaatttatcttcctttggagaggagaaggagagggagagagaggagaggacaagctggctagattccttccttccttccttccttctttccttccttcctctcagttcactctgaagctcaaaGATTGGGCCTCAATAGATCCCtgtccaagctccacttaatggctgtattttgggccctcctggcttagaatgaatgtcaatggtaactgtttctctttggaacagcaaccctgaggatcttcccctcctagatcaatttttttttcttttctctcttttttaattaaaggggccaccccttgactcacttcttaaagaggcctattcactgaatgggtgttacctcactctaagtgagtatatgaaaaggccttagcctaaaagggccctGGGCCATctcagttgtcctgatgaatatcaggccactggaccaagttgactctggaggagaaagtgagtctggtgaccttgcacagccctccctcactcaaatccaagtcaactgcaagtcatgtcatcatttccctgatgtcatagtcctctttgaaacaaaggacaaaaaccaaaaccacaaTCTTCGGTAGGCAATCATTTGCAAAAGTTTGCCTGTTCCTTTCtcaatattttcatcaaggatatcaCCAAAACCTGTGTAgctcattccccctctccccaaatctCTAAACATAGAAAGGCAGGTGTATGATTCAGGAGCCTTCTCAATCTTCTTTGGTATATATGAACATtacccatgattttttttttcattatcttggTGCCTTCCCCTCCATAAAATATCTTATTAAAGAATCCTTTAATGCTTTCAAGATAGTGTCTTTGCTGCTATGGATTTCATCCATGCGTATGTAATCTGGCCCAGCCAACCTTTCCCCTTCCTATCCCCATCTTCTTAACTTCCAACTCAGATTGGACTggagggcctctgaggtccctctcaaCACTGAGGTTCTGTAAATATGTCACTTTTttattgcaaagcactttttgaTCCATTACcccttttgatcttcacaacaattccaTGAAGCAGGCAGAATCAagtgtaccaggcacagtgctgagtgctggacatacaaagaatgacaaaacAATAGCAAAAcctcctgttctcaaggagctcacagtctaatgaagaagACAAATACAAATGACCACGTGCAAACAACATACTTGCAGGATAAATTTAAAATCATCTCAGAGGGTTCAGGAAAGTCTTTGTAGAAGGTGGAGTTTTAACTGGAATCTAAAGGCAGAAtagctattatctccattttacagataacgaaaatatttgcccagcatcacaagGAAAGACTGAGGATCCAACCCCAAtgttctgacttcaagtctatagtctcccctcttccttccccacactAATCTATTATATCTGACTCAGGAACTTTAATACTGTACCCACTACTGTGACTTGCACAAGAAATTTATTCTGTACTGTTCTTAATTGACAAGAGTTCTTCTATGAATAGTATTTCaatcatttcaacaaatatttactgaacaccTACTATTTCTCGAACCTTTGAGGATACAAAAGTAGATGTGACACAGGCCAGTGGCTGTTGAACCTATTACGACTAAAGCCTTTGTTTCTCTCCAAGAAAATCACAGTATTGCTATCAACTTGTAAATGCACCAACATTTTTCAATATAGTATCATACCAGATTAATTTGATATCAATACCAAATTCATATTTCCTCCTTGCAACAAGTAATCATTAGTGGGGAGAGTGTTTGTGATTGTATGCTTTAGGGAAAGGCAGATCAGAAAATTTTTCTTCTTGGTCTTTGGCTCCTAGAAAGTAAGAGAGATCAAAGGCCTACacaattttaagagaaaaattcaAGCTGTAGTTTCTGGCCTCGATAGGAAGGAGGCAAAGCAAGCAGAATTGGTCGCCTTTCTCATCTGATTTGATGCTGAAAGAGACCAGAGAGGGAAATGTTGGTTGACCATTCTTTATACAGGCAAGTTTTGTTTCGGCTTGCTTGAACGAGTGACGGAACTGTCGGCAACACAGGTATCAATGCTTAGACGTTGTAGTAAATACTGTTTTCGTGCCTAAAGGTATTATCCAAGCAACGAGAACTTAATACTAATGCTTGAAATTCGCACCACAAACTGGTTTCGCTACGCAAAAGTTTGCTCTCAGTGGagaaaatgcagagaaagaacgTCCCCAGCATTTAATTAAGCGGAGATTCAGTTTGGATTACCGTGCCTCGGCAGAGTTCGGGGCAGTTGGCTCTTCAGGTTCAAATAGTTTGCCTTGGGGGTGAGTAGTAAGCTTCTAATGCCTGGAAACTTAAGCGAGAAGTGGAAGGAAACTCAGGTTCTTTGCGCGCCGAAAAGAGTCCGACTCCTAGAATCGGCGTGAGCACATTCCTCGTGCAGTTATTGGCTGGGACTCTGTGTGCCGCTGTCGGCCAATGAAGAGGCTGGAGATCTGGCCGCTGCGGGtgtccccccgccccccccccccccgccccctcgcTGTGCCCCGGGACCAGGCACAGACTGAGAAGCCGGCTAGCGAATCAAAGGCACCCGGAAAGCGGAAAAAAGCAATGCCCGACTTTGCGCCGAACGCTCCAGCCCGAAACCTCCGAGCGCGGACCGACTGAAAGAAAGTTTCTCTGGGAGAACtactgaggcaaactgggctaAAGAAGTTGCTACTGACTGAGATGGTCCCAGCTGCCGGGAGAAGCCGCCGGTTCAGCACTGGGAGAGTGATAGGAGTCCTGTTTCTGCTAGGCGCCTGGGACAGCGTTTCCGCGCTCATCAGCTATGAAATCCCGGAAGAAAGGGCGAAGGGTTTCCGAGTGGGCAACGTGGTCGTCGATCTGGGCTTGGATCTCAGCAGCTTGTTGGAGCGCAAGCTGTTTGTGGCGTCCGGAACTGGCCGGAGGTTCTTTGAGGTGAATCGGGAGACGGGAGAGATGTTCGTGAACGAGAGACTGGACCGGGAGGAGCTGTGCGGAACACTCCCGTCCTGCACTGTAACTTTGGAGCTGCTAATGGAGAAACCCCTGGAGCTGCAAAGGGTGGAGGTGGTGATTCAGGATGTCAACGACAACGACCCCGCTTTCcctaccaatggaatgaaactcGAAATCAGTGAGGCCATGGTGCCGGGGGCGCGCTTCCCTCTCGAGAGTGCACACGATCCAGATGTGGGAATTAACTCTTTACAAACCTATGAGCTAAGTGTAAATGAACACTTTGTGCTTAGCGTGCAGACTCGAGAGGACGGCAGCAAGTACGCAGAGCTGGTGCTAGAAGAAGCCTTAGACCGTGAGCATGAGAGGACCCTTGAGCTGGTGCTGACAGCTTTGGACGGAGGAACACCAGCCCGTTCTGCTAGCCTCCCCATCTTAATCACTGTGCTTGATGCCAACGACAACACCCCCCAATTCAATCATTCTCTGTACCGGGCGCGTGTACGGGAGGATGCAGCCCCAGGCACTCCAGTGGTCCAAGTTCATGCAACAGATCTGGACGAGGGACCAAACGGAGAAGTCATTTACTCTTTCGGCAGCCACAATAGAGCCCGAGTGCGGGACCTTTTCTCTCTAGATCTAGTCACTGGAATGTTGACAGTACGAGGGCGGCTCGACTTCGATGACACGAAGCTATATGAGATTTACATCCAGGCGAAGGATAAGGGCCCCAACCCAGAAGGAGCCCATTGCAAAGTGTTGGTTGAGGTCATAGATGTGAATGACAACGCCCCAGAGATCGTTGTCACCTCCGTCTACAGCCCCGTCCCCGAGGACGCCCTCCCAGGGACTGTGGTCGCCTTGCTCAGTGTCACTGATCTGGACTCGGGGAATAATGGCCTGGTGAAGTGCGAGATTCCGTCTGGCCTCCCCTTCAGCCTCACTTCTTCCCTAAAAAACTACTTTACCTTAACAACCAGTGCCTCCCTGGACCGTGAAGCTGTTCCAGAATACAACATCAGTATCACAGCCCGAGACGCAGGGTCCCCGCCCCTCTCAACAGTCACTACACTTAGAGTCCAAGTGTCTGACATTAATGATAACCCTCCACAAGCCACAAAGCCCTCCTACGATGTCTATGTGGAAGAGAACAACCTTGCAGGGATTGCAATCCTGAACCTGAGCGTCTGGGACCCTGACGCCCCCAACAACGCCCGTCTATCCTTCTCCCTCTGGGACCGTGGTCACCAAACTGGGCTGGTGGGCCGATACTTCGCCTTGCACCCGGACAGCGGCGTCCTGTCCGCCCTGGTTCCCCTGGACTACGAGGATCAGCGTGAGTTTGAGCTGATGGCGCACGTCAGCGATGGGGGCAATCCACCTCTATCCACCAACATTAGCCTGAACGTGTTTGTCATTGACCGCAATGACAATGCCCCTCAGATCCTTTACCCGAGGCCTGGTTGGAGCTCCACCCAGACGCTGCCCCGAGGCAGTGGTGCTAGCCACTTACTTACTCGAGTAGTAGGCTGGGACGCTGACGCAGGCCATAATGCGTGGCTTTCCTATAGCCTTTTGGGAGCCTCAAACCAAAGCCTCTTCACGGTAGGGCTCAGAACTGGAGAAGTCAGTACCACTCGACCAGTCCAAGACATTGACCCAGCATGGCATAAGCTGGAGATCCTGGTAAAAGACAATGGGGAGCCCCCTTTGTCCACTACCGTGACCCTGACGGTGTCGGTAACAGAGGTGTTCCCAGATGCCAAGGTTGAGTTCCCGTCCAGCTCGGCTCCCcaagagcaaaataaaaatctCACATTCTACCTGCTTTTGTCCGTGATCCTGGTCTCCGTGGGGTTTGCAGTCACCGTGCTGGGAGTGATAATATTTCGAGTTTACAAATGGAGGAAATCAAGGGACCTGTACAGTTCCTCCGGGACTTCGCTGTACAGAACGCCTGGGCCCTCCCTGCACGTCGATGCGGTCCGAGGAGGCCTGATGTCTCCCCAACTCTACCACCAGGTATACCTCACTACAGACTCTCGTCGCAGCGATTTGCTGCTAAAGAAGCCCTGTGCTCCAAGCCCGATGGGAAGTCTCCAGAACACGCTGCGAAGCTGCGATCCCGCCTTTTATAGACAAGTGTTAGGTGGGGAGAGCGCCCCTCCTGTCCAGGTAAGGAACAGTTTCTCTGTCAACATTCCTAAATTATGTACATTTAAACTACTGTCTGATGCGCCTAACCTACACAATAAATCTGAAGAATTGGGGTTCTATTTCATCTTTTCTCCATGGAGAAAAGAAAGCATGATTTGGGAGATAGCTGGCCTGAGTCTGCGATCCTGGCACAGTAGTTAAAACAGTTAATCAATGTTCTTGTCCTCAAGATTATGCTCTGAAAACCGACCCTGATGTAAAAATCGGTGGTAGTCTAGGCCTGGGTCAGTGTAAACCGTAGAGGAGGAaaatttcttcaatatatttcCTGTAACCTGTaatccgagagagagagagagagagagagagagagagagacggtgagtatgagtgagtgagtgagtgagtagGGAAGGAGGCAACAAcccctatgggcctcagtttctttatgtataaaatgaaggggttgaattagatcCCTTTTAAGTGATCCCCCCTTCCAGCTGTAGTATTTTATTATGTAATATCTCACAGGGCCAAATTCATCTAGATGTTTAAAATCATAAAGTCTGTCACTGTGCATAGTAATATGTTTATCATTTGCTTACAATTTGCCCACCCAGACTGTGCAATCTATTCTCAGAATATTTTCTGGTGAAAGGAGAAAATCATAAGCACATTTTTATTTACAGGGAACTGGTGGGAATAGCACACCAATTATAGGAAAAACAAGTAAATTCAGCTACAAGGGATTTTAACCAGCAAAAGTTTCATTTGTAAATTAGGTTATAGTAGTGGTATGACAAAGATAATAGATTTTTAGCTGTGAGGAATCTTAAGAATTTTTAAGTCCAGCTCCATCCtttaacagacaaggaaactgaggccaagagagattatGACTTGCAATATCACACAGAGAGCAAGAGGCAAAGACTAATAATCtctgtcttctgactcaaaactAGGGCTCTTTATACTAGAATAGGCCACCTCCACCTTTCCAGAAATGGGAAAACTCTGTTTAATGGGCTACTGTGAGCTTACATTTCTTCTGTAACGTGTGAATAATATTTGCACTTTCTTACCTGGTGGCCGTGGGGGAAGTGGGTTGTAAAACTATGAAGTTGTATATATAGCAATGTAAGGTATTATTGTTACCATTATAACCATCATAAGATTCACCTTGTATCACCTATATCAAAAAttagtggtgggggtgggagatagTTTCAGAGTGAAAGGATGAAGGCTGAAGAAaagccccattttttttttctcccaacctGGGACTTCCATTGGCATTGGCGTATATTCATTAGTAAAACGTATTCAAGAATAAGCTTGTTTCGTATATCAGAGAAGGGATTCATACTTCAAGGAAGAGTTGGGCTAGAAGACTTCTAAAATCCCTCCTATCCCTGAGTTTCTGTGATTCCACCGAAGAGTACGTCTGTATTCAAAGGAATGTCCATACTTTCAAGATGCCGTTGTATGAAGctaaaatgtagaaaatatatttGTTCTGCGGAATCTTCTGACTACATTTTCAAATCTCAAGGCATTAAGTAGACTAGCTCTGGAAATCTAATGTAGACAGGATCAAGTCTTGTCTCAGACCTTTTCCCAGGATCTTGGTCTCGGATGCCATTAGGTAAGCTAGAATGCTTCTTGAGAAGTTAGAGATGGAGTATCAACCGACTCTAGTAGTTGGCAGAGAAATTAGATGTCATTAATGGGGAATTTTTGTCTGAATCTGAAATGCTGGATACAGGAAGGTGTAGTCTATGACTCTTACAATTAAGCTTCTGTGCTGCTTCCATCCTAGTAAAGCAAAGAGCGAGTGCATTGGTATGGACTTCTTGTTTTCTAAATCTGAGGCTCCAGAGACTTTTAAGAGGACCCATTTCTTGACGAATTTCTCTTTGGGGGGCTGTAGATCATTGGACTGGCAATATTTCATGGGAAAACCTTTCGAGATTCCAACGTGGTACTCTTGATTTAATCTCCCCACATCGACCCCAAGAGGACTTAAAGTTGTTTGTTTCAAAATGTGGCGGAAGaatatttcctttcatttactTACCTCAGACCGTAAAGTTCCTTAGTATCTCAGGCTTTGGGAGGGCTATAGCAAGGATAATGGTCTGTGGCTCCTGATGCTGGACTTAGCCCCTGTGATCAGCAGGATGAGAACTCGGGTAGCCTCAGAAACCTCACATAAAAGGACTACGTTGGAACCCTCTCTTTCTGGGTGCTCGAGACGGGCTAGTATTCGCATTGCAGGGTATAGGTGCAGATGGTGTGAAGTCTGTGCGCTTGCGCAGGAGTGAATGCTTCTCAAGGGAGGGACCGAGTGCTAGGAGGTGTGCGCCAAAAGGGTCGTTTCAGGCTTAGTAAGAGATCCTGAGCTGTTTGAAACCGCTTCTGTTGCAATTAGCTACAAATGTGGTTCGTTGTCCTTTTGAGAGGGAGGGTTTCTAGGGACAATGATGTTTACAACTGAAGCGAATCATTAGGTGAGCCTGACAAATCTGTGTGTAAACAGTGAAATCTGGAGGCTTTGCATTCGGCAAGCTAATGAGAGAAAGCTCTGCCAAATGATGGGTCCTTTTTCTGATTTAAACATCTCGCTTTACACTCTCTTGGTCCTCTCCCTTCATCAACCCCCCTcgtccccctccccgcccccccccccatggcaTCTTGTCCTTGAAAGCTTTGGTACTATCTCTAACGCCTTTAGAAAGAGATCCGGTTTCCGCTGTTGCCTCCTATTACAAGAAACGTGTTCTGCATTAACTTAATTGCCTAAGTTAAATGTGTGCCTCTGCTGCACAGAGATTTTACTAAATACgttttactaaaaaaaatagatactAAAGCGCGCCCGTTGCAGGTGTTATAGGGGCATCTGATTAACTATCGTTCTAATGCCGTCAGATTGATAAAAGCTACCCTGCGGTTGAATGCCATCGAATTAGACTGAGTGGTCACCGGGCACTCAGTGGCTCGGGTGGAGTCCAGGGAAAGACTTTGAGTGTCACAGAAATgcatagtatgtatgtatgtatgtatgtgtatatgtatgtgtatgtgtgtgcatatgtgcatgcgtgtgtgtgtgtgtgtgtgttgcctgAGTGTCCAGAGAGGGACTAACCCGTGAAAATAAACGCTGTTgagcagaagggaggaggaaaaacgGAGTTTTTACAACGCTGCGACGCATTAACCCTACCGCGCTCTTGGCTTCCTTTGCTCTGCCTATTGGCTGAGCCCGGGCGGCGCTGTCTGCCAATCGGGTGCTGAAAGGCGGACAAATCGACCCCGCCACCCGAGAAAGCGGCGGGTAACCCTTGAAGCGCCGGCCAAACCGCGCCGTAGCTGGCGCGGGGAAAGGGAAGCAGGTGTCTTTGGTTGCAGTGGCCTTTTGTCTCAGGGTCGGCTTTTCTCTATCCACAAGTCCACCCTGGCGCAAAGCATTTCTGGCAGAGATGCACCACGGGGTTAAGATCTGGGCTGGAATCCGGCCGGGGGCTTGCCTTTTGTTCTTTTGCCAGCTAGGTTACGTTTCTGGGCAGATCCGCTACCCAGTCCCGGAGGAATCGAAGGAAGGGACCTTTGTGGGGAACATTGCCCAGGATTTCTTGCTGGATGCAGAAAGCCTGTCGGCTCGCCGGCTGCAGGTAGCTGGCGAGGCGAACCAGAGGTTCTTCCGCGTGGATCTAGACAGCGGAGCTCTGCTTGTCAAAGATCCCATCGATCGAGAGGCGCTGTGTGGGCTCAGTGCCAGCTGCGTTGTGCCACTGGAGTTTGTGACTGAGGGACCCTTGGAGATGTACCGGGCAGAGGTGGAGATCGTGGATGTGAATGACCATTCCCCTCGATTCCCTAGGCAGCAGCTAGACTTGGAGATTGGGGAGGCGGCACCCCCAGGGCAGCGCTTCCCCCTTGAGAAAGCTCAGGATGCCGACGTGGGGAGTAACTCCATCAGCAGCTACAGGCTGAGCCCTAACGACTACTTCGCCCTAGACGTGAAAAAGCGCAGCGACGGCAGTCTAGTCCCAGAGCTGCTTCTGGAAAAACCTTTGGACCGGGAGAAGCAAGCAGACTACCGTCTGGTGCTGACTGCCGTCGACGGGGGCAGCCCTCCAAGGTCAGGCACCGCGGAACTCAAGGTATCTGTACTGGACGTAAATGACAACGCCCCAGGTTTTGAGCAGTCTTCTTACAGAATTAGTGTGCTTGAGAGTGCACCAGCGGGCACTTTGCTCATTCAGCTGAATGCCACTGACCCGGACCAGGGTTCTAGTGGCAACATCaccttttccttcagcaaccacACTCCGGAACGTGTGCGCTCCCTCTTTGGCCTGCACTCTACCACCGGGCAACTCACGCTTCGGGGTCCCCTGGATTTTGAGGCTGACAACTATTATGAATTTGACGTGAGGGCTAGAGATGGAGGGACGCCGGCCATGGAGCAGCACTGCAGTCTCCGAGTGGACGTATTGGATGTGAATGACAATGCCCCACAGATCACGCTGACCTCGGAGCTGGGTACCCTTCGCGAGAGCGCTGAACCCGGCACGGTGGTGGCGCTCATTAGCGTACAAGATCCGGATTCTGGGCCTAATGGCGATGTGAGCCTCCGCATCCCCGAGCACCTGCCCTTTGCACTCAAGTCGGCCTTCAAGAACCAGTTCTCCCTCGTGACAGCTGCTGCACTGGACCGAGAGGTGGAATCCAAATATGAGATTCTGGTTACTGCCTCTGATGCGGGCTCTCCGCCCCTGAGCACCcgcaggacaattttccttaatgtTTCCGACGTCAACGATAACCCACCTTCCTTCATCCAGAGGTCCCACGAGGTCTTCGTTCAGGAGAACAACCGTCCTGGGGATCTTCTCTGCTCTCTGGCAGCCTCGGATCCAGACTCAGGTTTGAATGCGCTCATCTCTTACTCCCTTCTGGAGCCCAGAGGTCGGGATGTCTTGGCTTCCTCCTTCATCTCCCTCAATCCCCAGACTGGAGCGGTCCACGCCACCAGGTCCTTCGACTATGAACAAACTCAAACACTGCAGTTCGATGTGCAGGCCCGGGATCGCGGTGACCCCCCCCTCAGCAGCACGGTGACAGTTCGCCTTTTCGTGCTAGATCTCAATGACAATGCCCCTGCGGTACTCCGTCCCAGGGCTAGGCCAGGCTCTTTGTGCCCACAGGCACTGCCCCCATCGGTGGGCGCCGGTCACCTTGTAACCAAGGTGACTGCggtggacttggattcaggataTAATGCCTGGGTTTCCTATCAACTTCTCGAGGCCCCGGATCCCAGCCTATTTGCTGTGTCTCGTTATGCAGGCGAGATTCGGACAGCAGTGCCCATTCCAGCTGACCTTC
This region of Trichosurus vulpecula isolate mTriVul1 chromosome 3, mTriVul1.pri, whole genome shotgun sequence genomic DNA includes:
- the PCDHGC4 gene encoding protocadherin gamma-C4 gives rise to the protein MHHGVKIWAGIRPGACLLFFCQLGYVSGQIRYPVPEESKEGTFVGNIAQDFLLDAESLSARRLQVAGEANQRFFRVDLDSGALLVKDPIDREALCGLSASCVVPLEFVTEGPLEMYRAEVEIVDVNDHSPRFPRQQLDLEIGEAAPPGQRFPLEKAQDADVGSNSISSYRLSPNDYFALDVKKRSDGSLVPELLLEKPLDREKQADYRLVLTAVDGGSPPRSGTAELKVSVLDVNDNAPGFEQSSYRISVLESAPAGTLLIQLNATDPDQGSSGNITFSFSNHTPERVRSLFGLHSTTGQLTLRGPLDFEADNYYEFDVRARDGGTPAMEQHCSLRVDVLDVNDNAPQITLTSELGTLRESAEPGTVVALISVQDPDSGPNGDVSLRIPEHLPFALKSAFKNQFSLVTAAALDREVESKYEILVTASDAGSPPLSTRRTIFLNVSDVNDNPPSFIQRSHEVFVQENNRPGDLLCSLAASDPDSGLNALISYSLLEPRGRDVLASSFISLNPQTGAVHATRSFDYEQTQTLQFDVQARDRGDPPLSSTVTVRLFVLDLNDNAPAVLRPRARPGSLCPQALPPSVGAGHLVTKVTAVDLDSGYNAWVSYQLLEAPDPSLFAVSRYAGEIRTAVPIPADLPPQKLVIVVKDNGSPPLSTSVTLLVSLEEDSHPALPDLREHSAKPQGESRLTLYLAVSLVAICFVSFGSFVALLSKCLRGTACGLRCLGGTCSCLSRSRRREGLPPSSGILRIQLGSEDPIKFVDVGGHSHGCTPLASAPSRSDSFMMVKSPSAPLAGEPVRPSCPPSDLLYGLEVRPAAMLPLHWAAPLGWPGPMHGAPRQSSEDLTPIARANDDESPFSEHPQCEKLGSPGGKRGGIKERRGVGMEVTMLESTRVNIGVTGGGSLFRSLSKCRHLACPSDGLSWETGVSPSVQRQVLYLVQAKLSKLLKSRTKSLKQNNEEFCNHFGFQTRGFTASTI
- the LOC118842908 gene encoding protocadherin gamma-C3-like isoform X2, which codes for MVPAAGRSRRFSTGRVIGVLFLLGAWDSVSALISYEIPEERAKGFRVGNVVVDLGLDLSSLLERKLFVASGTGRRFFEVNRETGEMFVNERLDREELCGTLPSCTVTLELLMEKPLELQRVEVVIQDVNDNDPAFPTNGMKLEISEAMVPGARFPLESAHDPDVGINSLQTYELSVNEHFVLSVQTREDGSKYAELVLEEALDREHERTLELVLTALDGGTPARSASLPILITVLDANDNTPQFNHSLYRARVREDAAPGTPVVQVHATDLDEGPNGEVIYSFGSHNRARVRDLFSLDLVTGMLTVRGRLDFDDTKLYEIYIQAKDKGPNPEGAHCKVLVEVIDVNDNAPEIVVTSVYSPVPEDALPGTVVALLSVTDLDSGNNGLVKCEIPSGLPFSLTSSLKNYFTLTTSASLDREAVPEYNISITARDAGSPPLSTVTTLRVQVSDINDNPPQATKPSYDVYVEENNLAGIAILNLSVWDPDAPNNARLSFSLWDRGHQTGLVGRYFALHPDSGVLSALVPLDYEDQREFELMAHVSDGGNPPLSTNISLNVFVIDRNDNAPQILYPRPGWSSTQTLPRGSGASHLLTRVVGWDADAGHNAWLSYSLLGASNQSLFTVGLRTGEVSTTRPVQDIDPAWHKLEILVKDNGEPPLSTTVTLTVSVTEVFPDAKVEFPSSSAPQEQNKNLTFYLLLSVILVSVGFAVTVLGVIIFRVYKWRKSRDLYSSSGTSLYRTPGPSLHVDAVRGGLMSPQLYHQVYLTTDSRRSDLLLKKPCAPSPMGSLQNTLRSCDPAFYRQVLGGESAPPVQQAPPNTDWRFSQAQRPGTSGSQNGDEGGTWPNNQFDTEMLQAMILASANEAADGSSTLGGGAGTMGLSARYGPQFTLQHVPDYRQNVYIPGSTATLANAAGKRDGKATAGGNGNKKKSGKKEKK